In Osmia lignaria lignaria isolate PbOS001 chromosome 5, iyOsmLign1, whole genome shotgun sequence, a single genomic region encodes these proteins:
- the Cmtr1 gene encoding cap methyltransferase 1 isoform X2, with amino-acid sequence MYIYKFLFTFCNYLFKVIEHYWLEVLNKFIANMKNNSDESDSDENCSNQDNDQAIEEKNEYSTSFSNQSYIERRGRKRSNTTLTDDTSDLNDSDCNEEYYDKSFDEKDDMKFRHNMYKSCEQDSGEECQSVQNACMDDDAKESKSRKRPHDDPYHHYGKLPKIQRTNEKSDDDTNEEEREYDGGEHFIKQESKNFLDGQDKAQRMMRMMGYKEGHGLGKNKQGRLEPVQAPKQHGRRGLGHHVPGLEASSLKWDPKEEEIKVKEDMEWIRNPDNCLPSFEEMQLWLQKGPKKLIIDDETQFCDEDIVINVINAKSIFDHLDEIEVRRARTRCNPYETIRGAFFLNRAAVKMANIDKACDFMFTKPEGLQDNELLYFADVCAGPGGFSEYVLWRKKWHAKGFGLTLKNENDFKLADFYAGPCETFHPYYGPKENGDVFDPINQEAFRDLVMTHTHGKGVHFMMSDGGFSVEGQENIQEILSKQLYLCQCLVALMIVREKGHFVTKLFDLFTPFSAGLIYLMYRCFEEISIFKPNSSRPANSERYLICKTKRSGTEDVLRYLKYVNNLLLKSDDNNDVLQLVSLDELEKEKQFVQYLRISNDDLGRKQIIGLRKIAAFCEDNTLVETKQADMRKECLKYWEIPDESRTIPRHMKPQDKLKVLLENNTKFISTPAKRLTKETMESTMLTEPYDWFCMPCSTGLSTEPNKNATFYMGMGRSNVYRLIRGIWTQINDINVELPPDTLVYAEVVYEMAKEFRNQKKVQTLHILDAFILGAENVSCKYLRDRHELTKLFCEALWKPVGGTYTRVRVKELLPVDPNIRETLQIKQRLMKNNRLALVYEIPTTSLECNNSDNDKPYFIPNSVIFLKSTAPPWTRHCSKRYSITYVFNSKTGKNIFDKHRPPEAEANFIQSFENRVIWYWPNDEELTIDIVAKHISNKCPSHSEGLEY; translated from the exons ATAAGTTCCTGTTTACGTTCTGCAACTATTTGTTTAAAGTAATTGAACATTATTGGTTGGaagtgttaaataaatttatagcaAACATGAAAAACA atTCAGATGAAAGTGATTCTGATGAAAACTGCAGTAATCAAGACAATGACCAAGCAATTgaagagaaaaatgaatattcaaCCAGTTTTTCTAATCAATCTTACATTGAAAGACGCGGTAGAAAAAGAAGTAATACTACTTTAACAGATGACACTTCAGACTTAAATGATAGCGATTGTAACGAAGAATATTATGATAAAAGTTTTGACGAAAAAGACGATATGAAATTTAGACATAATATGTATAAATCTTGTGAACAAGACTCTGGTGAGGAATGTCAGAGTGTACAAAATGCATGTATGGATGATGATGCAAAGGAAAGTAAATCAAGGAAAAGACCACACGATGATCCTTATCATCATTACGGTAAACTACCAAAGATTCAAAGAACAAATGAAAAAAGTGACGATGATACAAATGAGGAGGAAAGAGAGTACGATGGAGGAGAACATTTTATTAAACAAGAATCTAAAAATTTTCTTGATGGGCAAGATAAGGCTCAACGAATGATGCGTATgatgggatataaagaaggccaTGGTCTCGGAAAGAATAAACAAGGTCGCTTAGAACCAGTACAGGCCCCTAAACAACATGGTCGTAGAGGTCTTGGACATCATGTACCAGGACTCGAAGCTTCAAGTCTTAAATGGGAtcctaaagaagaagaaataaaagttAAAGAAGACATGGAATGGATAAGAAATCCAGATAATTGTTTGCCATCGTTCGAAGAAATGCAACTCTGGTTGCAAAAGGGACCTAAGAAGCTTATTATAGACGATGAAACCCAATTCTGTGATGAAGATATAGTTATAAATGTTATTAATGCAAAATCAATATTTGATCATTTAGACGAAATAGAAGTACGTCGTGCGAGGACACGTTGTAATCCCTATGAAACTATTCGCGGTGCGTTCTTTTTAAATCGTGCTGCTGTTAAAATGGCAAATATAGACAAAGCATGCGACTTTATGTTTACCAAGCCGGAAGGTTTACAAGACAATGAATTGTTATATTTCGCGGACGTATGTGCTGGGCCAGGTGGTTTCAGTGAATATGTTTTATGGAGAAAAAAATGGCATGCAAAAGGATTTGGTCTTACTTTGAAGAATGAAAACGACTTTAAATTAGCTGATTTTTACGCAGGTCCTTGTGAAACATTTCACCCATATTATGGACCAAAAGAGAACGGTGATGTTTTTGATCCCATCAACCAGGAAGCTTTCAGAGATCTTGTAATGACACATACTCATGGCAAAGGAGTACATTTTATGATGTCTGACGGAGGATTTTCAGTAGAAGGTCAAGAAAATATACAAGAGATTCTTTCAAAACAATTGTATCTCTGCCAATGTTTAGTAGCCTTGATGATTGTACGAGAGAAGGGTCATTTTGTCACGAAGCTATTCGACCTTTTCACACCATTCAGTGCTGGGTTAATTTACTTAATGTATCGTTGTTTCgaagaaatttctattttcaagcCAAATTCCTCTAGACCAGCAAATTCAGAACGTTATTTAATATGTAAAACTAAACGTTCTGGTACAGAAGACGTTTTACGTTATCTTAAATACGTTAACAATTTGCTTCTGAAAAGCGATGATAATAATGACGTTCTACAGTTAGTATCACTGGATGAAttagaaaaggaaaaacaaTTTGTACAATATTTGCGTATATCAAACGATGATTTAGGAAGGAAACAAATCATAGGTTTGCGCAAAATTGCTGCATTTTGTGAAGACAATACTCTTGTTGAAACGAAGCAAGCGGATATGCGTAAAGAGTGTCTTAAATATTGGGAGATTCCAGACGAAAGCAGAACAATACCGAGGCATATGAAGCCTCAAGATAAACTGAAAGTTCTTCTTGAAAATAATACTAAATTTATCTCGACTCCTGCGAAAAGATTGACGAAGGAAACTATGGAAAGTACAATGTTGACTGAACCTTATGATTGGTTCTGTATGCCCTGTAGTACTGGACTTTCGACCGAACCCAATAAAAATGCTACATTTTATATGGGCATGGGAAGGAGTAACGTGTACCGTTTGATACGAGGTATTTGGACGCAGATTAATGATATCAATGTAGAGTTACCACCAGATACACTTGTGTATGCTGAGGTCGTCTACGAGATGGCAAAGGAGTTCAGAAATCAGAAAAAAGTACAGACATTACATATTTTAGACGCTTTCATCCTAGGAGCTGAAAACGTTAGTTGCAAATATTTGAGAGACAG gCACGAACTCACAAAGCTATTTTGTGAAGCTTTATGGAAGCCTGTCGGCGGTACATACACTCGTGTGCGTGTTAAAGAATTACTTCCAGTAGATCCAAACATACGTGAAACATTGCAAATAAAGCAACGTCTAATGAAGAACAATCGACTGGCTTTAGTATATGAAATTCCTACAACTTCTTTAGAATGCAACAATTCTGATAACGATAAACCATACTTTATACCAAACAGTGtaattttcttaaaaagtaCTGCCCCTCCTTGGACCCGGCATTGTAGTAAAAGATATTCTATAACGTATGTGTTTAATTCTAAAACGGGTAAGAACATATTTGACAAACATCGACCACCGGAAGCAGAagcaaatttcattcaatcgttTGAAAATCGCGTTATTTGGTATTGGCCTAACGATGAGGAGCTCACAATTGATATTGTTGCAAAACATATTAGTAACAAATGCCCGTCGCATAGCGAGGGTTTAGAATACTAG
- the Cmtr1 gene encoding cap methyltransferase 1 isoform X1, whose product MAFVLEAQIHGPSRTINKDKFLFTFCNYLFKVIEHYWLEVLNKFIANMKNNSDESDSDENCSNQDNDQAIEEKNEYSTSFSNQSYIERRGRKRSNTTLTDDTSDLNDSDCNEEYYDKSFDEKDDMKFRHNMYKSCEQDSGEECQSVQNACMDDDAKESKSRKRPHDDPYHHYGKLPKIQRTNEKSDDDTNEEEREYDGGEHFIKQESKNFLDGQDKAQRMMRMMGYKEGHGLGKNKQGRLEPVQAPKQHGRRGLGHHVPGLEASSLKWDPKEEEIKVKEDMEWIRNPDNCLPSFEEMQLWLQKGPKKLIIDDETQFCDEDIVINVINAKSIFDHLDEIEVRRARTRCNPYETIRGAFFLNRAAVKMANIDKACDFMFTKPEGLQDNELLYFADVCAGPGGFSEYVLWRKKWHAKGFGLTLKNENDFKLADFYAGPCETFHPYYGPKENGDVFDPINQEAFRDLVMTHTHGKGVHFMMSDGGFSVEGQENIQEILSKQLYLCQCLVALMIVREKGHFVTKLFDLFTPFSAGLIYLMYRCFEEISIFKPNSSRPANSERYLICKTKRSGTEDVLRYLKYVNNLLLKSDDNNDVLQLVSLDELEKEKQFVQYLRISNDDLGRKQIIGLRKIAAFCEDNTLVETKQADMRKECLKYWEIPDESRTIPRHMKPQDKLKVLLENNTKFISTPAKRLTKETMESTMLTEPYDWFCMPCSTGLSTEPNKNATFYMGMGRSNVYRLIRGIWTQINDINVELPPDTLVYAEVVYEMAKEFRNQKKVQTLHILDAFILGAENVSCKYLRDRHELTKLFCEALWKPVGGTYTRVRVKELLPVDPNIRETLQIKQRLMKNNRLALVYEIPTTSLECNNSDNDKPYFIPNSVIFLKSTAPPWTRHCSKRYSITYVFNSKTGKNIFDKHRPPEAEANFIQSFENRVIWYWPNDEELTIDIVAKHISNKCPSHSEGLEY is encoded by the exons ATAAGTTCCTGTTTACGTTCTGCAACTATTTGTTTAAAGTAATTGAACATTATTGGTTGGaagtgttaaataaatttatagcaAACATGAAAAACA atTCAGATGAAAGTGATTCTGATGAAAACTGCAGTAATCAAGACAATGACCAAGCAATTgaagagaaaaatgaatattcaaCCAGTTTTTCTAATCAATCTTACATTGAAAGACGCGGTAGAAAAAGAAGTAATACTACTTTAACAGATGACACTTCAGACTTAAATGATAGCGATTGTAACGAAGAATATTATGATAAAAGTTTTGACGAAAAAGACGATATGAAATTTAGACATAATATGTATAAATCTTGTGAACAAGACTCTGGTGAGGAATGTCAGAGTGTACAAAATGCATGTATGGATGATGATGCAAAGGAAAGTAAATCAAGGAAAAGACCACACGATGATCCTTATCATCATTACGGTAAACTACCAAAGATTCAAAGAACAAATGAAAAAAGTGACGATGATACAAATGAGGAGGAAAGAGAGTACGATGGAGGAGAACATTTTATTAAACAAGAATCTAAAAATTTTCTTGATGGGCAAGATAAGGCTCAACGAATGATGCGTATgatgggatataaagaaggccaTGGTCTCGGAAAGAATAAACAAGGTCGCTTAGAACCAGTACAGGCCCCTAAACAACATGGTCGTAGAGGTCTTGGACATCATGTACCAGGACTCGAAGCTTCAAGTCTTAAATGGGAtcctaaagaagaagaaataaaagttAAAGAAGACATGGAATGGATAAGAAATCCAGATAATTGTTTGCCATCGTTCGAAGAAATGCAACTCTGGTTGCAAAAGGGACCTAAGAAGCTTATTATAGACGATGAAACCCAATTCTGTGATGAAGATATAGTTATAAATGTTATTAATGCAAAATCAATATTTGATCATTTAGACGAAATAGAAGTACGTCGTGCGAGGACACGTTGTAATCCCTATGAAACTATTCGCGGTGCGTTCTTTTTAAATCGTGCTGCTGTTAAAATGGCAAATATAGACAAAGCATGCGACTTTATGTTTACCAAGCCGGAAGGTTTACAAGACAATGAATTGTTATATTTCGCGGACGTATGTGCTGGGCCAGGTGGTTTCAGTGAATATGTTTTATGGAGAAAAAAATGGCATGCAAAAGGATTTGGTCTTACTTTGAAGAATGAAAACGACTTTAAATTAGCTGATTTTTACGCAGGTCCTTGTGAAACATTTCACCCATATTATGGACCAAAAGAGAACGGTGATGTTTTTGATCCCATCAACCAGGAAGCTTTCAGAGATCTTGTAATGACACATACTCATGGCAAAGGAGTACATTTTATGATGTCTGACGGAGGATTTTCAGTAGAAGGTCAAGAAAATATACAAGAGATTCTTTCAAAACAATTGTATCTCTGCCAATGTTTAGTAGCCTTGATGATTGTACGAGAGAAGGGTCATTTTGTCACGAAGCTATTCGACCTTTTCACACCATTCAGTGCTGGGTTAATTTACTTAATGTATCGTTGTTTCgaagaaatttctattttcaagcCAAATTCCTCTAGACCAGCAAATTCAGAACGTTATTTAATATGTAAAACTAAACGTTCTGGTACAGAAGACGTTTTACGTTATCTTAAATACGTTAACAATTTGCTTCTGAAAAGCGATGATAATAATGACGTTCTACAGTTAGTATCACTGGATGAAttagaaaaggaaaaacaaTTTGTACAATATTTGCGTATATCAAACGATGATTTAGGAAGGAAACAAATCATAGGTTTGCGCAAAATTGCTGCATTTTGTGAAGACAATACTCTTGTTGAAACGAAGCAAGCGGATATGCGTAAAGAGTGTCTTAAATATTGGGAGATTCCAGACGAAAGCAGAACAATACCGAGGCATATGAAGCCTCAAGATAAACTGAAAGTTCTTCTTGAAAATAATACTAAATTTATCTCGACTCCTGCGAAAAGATTGACGAAGGAAACTATGGAAAGTACAATGTTGACTGAACCTTATGATTGGTTCTGTATGCCCTGTAGTACTGGACTTTCGACCGAACCCAATAAAAATGCTACATTTTATATGGGCATGGGAAGGAGTAACGTGTACCGTTTGATACGAGGTATTTGGACGCAGATTAATGATATCAATGTAGAGTTACCACCAGATACACTTGTGTATGCTGAGGTCGTCTACGAGATGGCAAAGGAGTTCAGAAATCAGAAAAAAGTACAGACATTACATATTTTAGACGCTTTCATCCTAGGAGCTGAAAACGTTAGTTGCAAATATTTGAGAGACAG gCACGAACTCACAAAGCTATTTTGTGAAGCTTTATGGAAGCCTGTCGGCGGTACATACACTCGTGTGCGTGTTAAAGAATTACTTCCAGTAGATCCAAACATACGTGAAACATTGCAAATAAAGCAACGTCTAATGAAGAACAATCGACTGGCTTTAGTATATGAAATTCCTACAACTTCTTTAGAATGCAACAATTCTGATAACGATAAACCATACTTTATACCAAACAGTGtaattttcttaaaaagtaCTGCCCCTCCTTGGACCCGGCATTGTAGTAAAAGATATTCTATAACGTATGTGTTTAATTCTAAAACGGGTAAGAACATATTTGACAAACATCGACCACCGGAAGCAGAagcaaatttcattcaatcgttTGAAAATCGCGTTATTTGGTATTGGCCTAACGATGAGGAGCTCACAATTGATATTGTTGCAAAACATATTAGTAACAAATGCCCGTCGCATAGCGAGGGTTTAGAATACTAG
- the Cmtr1 gene encoding cap methyltransferase 1 isoform X3: MKNNSDESDSDENCSNQDNDQAIEEKNEYSTSFSNQSYIERRGRKRSNTTLTDDTSDLNDSDCNEEYYDKSFDEKDDMKFRHNMYKSCEQDSGEECQSVQNACMDDDAKESKSRKRPHDDPYHHYGKLPKIQRTNEKSDDDTNEEEREYDGGEHFIKQESKNFLDGQDKAQRMMRMMGYKEGHGLGKNKQGRLEPVQAPKQHGRRGLGHHVPGLEASSLKWDPKEEEIKVKEDMEWIRNPDNCLPSFEEMQLWLQKGPKKLIIDDETQFCDEDIVINVINAKSIFDHLDEIEVRRARTRCNPYETIRGAFFLNRAAVKMANIDKACDFMFTKPEGLQDNELLYFADVCAGPGGFSEYVLWRKKWHAKGFGLTLKNENDFKLADFYAGPCETFHPYYGPKENGDVFDPINQEAFRDLVMTHTHGKGVHFMMSDGGFSVEGQENIQEILSKQLYLCQCLVALMIVREKGHFVTKLFDLFTPFSAGLIYLMYRCFEEISIFKPNSSRPANSERYLICKTKRSGTEDVLRYLKYVNNLLLKSDDNNDVLQLVSLDELEKEKQFVQYLRISNDDLGRKQIIGLRKIAAFCEDNTLVETKQADMRKECLKYWEIPDESRTIPRHMKPQDKLKVLLENNTKFISTPAKRLTKETMESTMLTEPYDWFCMPCSTGLSTEPNKNATFYMGMGRSNVYRLIRGIWTQINDINVELPPDTLVYAEVVYEMAKEFRNQKKVQTLHILDAFILGAENVSCKYLRDRHELTKLFCEALWKPVGGTYTRVRVKELLPVDPNIRETLQIKQRLMKNNRLALVYEIPTTSLECNNSDNDKPYFIPNSVIFLKSTAPPWTRHCSKRYSITYVFNSKTGKNIFDKHRPPEAEANFIQSFENRVIWYWPNDEELTIDIVAKHISNKCPSHSEGLEY; the protein is encoded by the exons ATGAAAAACA atTCAGATGAAAGTGATTCTGATGAAAACTGCAGTAATCAAGACAATGACCAAGCAATTgaagagaaaaatgaatattcaaCCAGTTTTTCTAATCAATCTTACATTGAAAGACGCGGTAGAAAAAGAAGTAATACTACTTTAACAGATGACACTTCAGACTTAAATGATAGCGATTGTAACGAAGAATATTATGATAAAAGTTTTGACGAAAAAGACGATATGAAATTTAGACATAATATGTATAAATCTTGTGAACAAGACTCTGGTGAGGAATGTCAGAGTGTACAAAATGCATGTATGGATGATGATGCAAAGGAAAGTAAATCAAGGAAAAGACCACACGATGATCCTTATCATCATTACGGTAAACTACCAAAGATTCAAAGAACAAATGAAAAAAGTGACGATGATACAAATGAGGAGGAAAGAGAGTACGATGGAGGAGAACATTTTATTAAACAAGAATCTAAAAATTTTCTTGATGGGCAAGATAAGGCTCAACGAATGATGCGTATgatgggatataaagaaggccaTGGTCTCGGAAAGAATAAACAAGGTCGCTTAGAACCAGTACAGGCCCCTAAACAACATGGTCGTAGAGGTCTTGGACATCATGTACCAGGACTCGAAGCTTCAAGTCTTAAATGGGAtcctaaagaagaagaaataaaagttAAAGAAGACATGGAATGGATAAGAAATCCAGATAATTGTTTGCCATCGTTCGAAGAAATGCAACTCTGGTTGCAAAAGGGACCTAAGAAGCTTATTATAGACGATGAAACCCAATTCTGTGATGAAGATATAGTTATAAATGTTATTAATGCAAAATCAATATTTGATCATTTAGACGAAATAGAAGTACGTCGTGCGAGGACACGTTGTAATCCCTATGAAACTATTCGCGGTGCGTTCTTTTTAAATCGTGCTGCTGTTAAAATGGCAAATATAGACAAAGCATGCGACTTTATGTTTACCAAGCCGGAAGGTTTACAAGACAATGAATTGTTATATTTCGCGGACGTATGTGCTGGGCCAGGTGGTTTCAGTGAATATGTTTTATGGAGAAAAAAATGGCATGCAAAAGGATTTGGTCTTACTTTGAAGAATGAAAACGACTTTAAATTAGCTGATTTTTACGCAGGTCCTTGTGAAACATTTCACCCATATTATGGACCAAAAGAGAACGGTGATGTTTTTGATCCCATCAACCAGGAAGCTTTCAGAGATCTTGTAATGACACATACTCATGGCAAAGGAGTACATTTTATGATGTCTGACGGAGGATTTTCAGTAGAAGGTCAAGAAAATATACAAGAGATTCTTTCAAAACAATTGTATCTCTGCCAATGTTTAGTAGCCTTGATGATTGTACGAGAGAAGGGTCATTTTGTCACGAAGCTATTCGACCTTTTCACACCATTCAGTGCTGGGTTAATTTACTTAATGTATCGTTGTTTCgaagaaatttctattttcaagcCAAATTCCTCTAGACCAGCAAATTCAGAACGTTATTTAATATGTAAAACTAAACGTTCTGGTACAGAAGACGTTTTACGTTATCTTAAATACGTTAACAATTTGCTTCTGAAAAGCGATGATAATAATGACGTTCTACAGTTAGTATCACTGGATGAAttagaaaaggaaaaacaaTTTGTACAATATTTGCGTATATCAAACGATGATTTAGGAAGGAAACAAATCATAGGTTTGCGCAAAATTGCTGCATTTTGTGAAGACAATACTCTTGTTGAAACGAAGCAAGCGGATATGCGTAAAGAGTGTCTTAAATATTGGGAGATTCCAGACGAAAGCAGAACAATACCGAGGCATATGAAGCCTCAAGATAAACTGAAAGTTCTTCTTGAAAATAATACTAAATTTATCTCGACTCCTGCGAAAAGATTGACGAAGGAAACTATGGAAAGTACAATGTTGACTGAACCTTATGATTGGTTCTGTATGCCCTGTAGTACTGGACTTTCGACCGAACCCAATAAAAATGCTACATTTTATATGGGCATGGGAAGGAGTAACGTGTACCGTTTGATACGAGGTATTTGGACGCAGATTAATGATATCAATGTAGAGTTACCACCAGATACACTTGTGTATGCTGAGGTCGTCTACGAGATGGCAAAGGAGTTCAGAAATCAGAAAAAAGTACAGACATTACATATTTTAGACGCTTTCATCCTAGGAGCTGAAAACGTTAGTTGCAAATATTTGAGAGACAG gCACGAACTCACAAAGCTATTTTGTGAAGCTTTATGGAAGCCTGTCGGCGGTACATACACTCGTGTGCGTGTTAAAGAATTACTTCCAGTAGATCCAAACATACGTGAAACATTGCAAATAAAGCAACGTCTAATGAAGAACAATCGACTGGCTTTAGTATATGAAATTCCTACAACTTCTTTAGAATGCAACAATTCTGATAACGATAAACCATACTTTATACCAAACAGTGtaattttcttaaaaagtaCTGCCCCTCCTTGGACCCGGCATTGTAGTAAAAGATATTCTATAACGTATGTGTTTAATTCTAAAACGGGTAAGAACATATTTGACAAACATCGACCACCGGAAGCAGAagcaaatttcattcaatcgttTGAAAATCGCGTTATTTGGTATTGGCCTAACGATGAGGAGCTCACAATTGATATTGTTGCAAAACATATTAGTAACAAATGCCCGTCGCATAGCGAGGGTTTAGAATACTAG